A single genomic interval of Bacillus smithii harbors:
- the ftsY gene encoding signal recognition particle-docking protein FtsY produces the protein MSFFQKLKSKFTKSTDTVTEKFKSGLSKTRNGFSSKINDLIARYRKVDEEFFEELEEIMISADVGVQTVMELVEELKMEAKRRKIQDSAELQDVIVEKLVEIYQGGDETLHDLNLQKDSLTVILFVGVNGVGKTTTIGKLAHKFKNEGKSVLLAAGDTFRAGAIEQLEVWGERVGVDVIKQTEGSDPAAVMFDAIKAAKARKVDVLLCDTAGRLQNKVNLMKELEKVKRVIEREVPGAPHEVLLVLDATTGQNALIQAKTFKEATQVTGIVLTKLDGTAKGGIVLAIRNELQIPVKFVGLGEKMDDLQEFDVEKYVYGLFSDLMKEDSTN, from the coding sequence ATGAGCTTTTTTCAAAAACTAAAATCAAAATTTACGAAATCAACGGATACTGTAACAGAAAAATTCAAGAGCGGTTTGTCGAAAACAAGAAATGGATTTTCGAGTAAAATCAACGATTTGATCGCCCGCTATCGGAAAGTGGACGAGGAGTTTTTTGAGGAATTGGAAGAAATTATGATCAGTGCCGATGTCGGTGTTCAAACCGTGATGGAACTGGTGGAAGAGCTGAAAATGGAGGCCAAACGCCGTAAAATTCAAGACTCTGCTGAATTGCAAGATGTGATTGTGGAAAAACTCGTGGAGATTTATCAAGGGGGAGATGAAACCCTTCATGACCTCAATCTCCAGAAAGACAGTCTGACAGTTATTTTATTTGTCGGCGTGAATGGGGTCGGCAAAACGACAACGATAGGGAAGCTGGCCCATAAATTTAAAAATGAAGGAAAATCAGTGCTTCTGGCTGCAGGTGATACGTTCCGCGCCGGAGCCATTGAACAATTGGAAGTATGGGGGGAAAGGGTCGGAGTCGATGTGATCAAACAGACTGAAGGTTCGGACCCAGCTGCTGTCATGTTTGACGCCATCAAAGCAGCAAAAGCGAGAAAAGTAGACGTTCTCCTTTGCGATACGGCTGGACGCCTGCAAAATAAAGTGAACTTGATGAAGGAATTAGAAAAAGTGAAACGCGTGATCGAAAGGGAAGTGCCCGGGGCTCCTCATGAAGTGCTTCTCGTTTTAGATGCCACAACCGGCCAAAATGCACTGATCCAAGCAAAAACCTTTAAAGAAGCTACCCAAGTCACAGGAATTGTGTTGACCAAGCTGGATGGCACGGCGAAAGGGGGCATCGTGCTGGCGATACGAAATGAATTGCAAATTCCGGTAAAATTTGTTGGACTTGGTGAAAAAATGGATGATTTGCAGGAGTTTGATGTTGAAAAGTATGTATACGGATTATTTTCCGACCTTATGAAAGAGGATTCCACCAACTGA
- a CDS encoding putative DNA-binding protein, with amino-acid sequence MLEKTTRMNFLYDFYQSLLTPKQRNYMALYYLDDYSLGEIAEEYGISRQAVYDNIKRTEAMLEEYEEKLSLFKKFQMRTELFQQLKNAISSDNHSKEQLLELVEQLERLE; translated from the coding sequence ATGCTGGAAAAAACAACGAGAATGAATTTCTTGTATGATTTTTATCAATCGTTGTTGACTCCAAAGCAGCGTAATTATATGGCCCTCTATTACCTCGATGATTACTCGTTGGGGGAAATAGCAGAAGAATATGGTATAAGCCGTCAAGCGGTTTATGATAACATTAAACGGACAGAAGCCATGCTGGAAGAATATGAAGAAAAATTGTCTTTATTCAAAAAGTTTCAAATGAGGACTGAACTGTTTCAACAATTAAAGAATGCCATCTCTTCTGACAACCATTCAAAAGAGCAGTTGCTCGAGTTGGTGGAACAATTGGAGAGGTTGGAGTAG
- the ffh gene encoding signal recognition particle protein: MAFEGLAERLQNTIQKIRGKGKVSEADVKEMMREVRLALLEADVNFKVVKDFVKKVSERAVGQEVMKSLTPGQQVIKVVKEELTELMGGEQSQIAVAKRPPTVVMMVGLQGAGKTTTTGKLANLLRKKYNRKPLLVAADIYRPAAIKQLETLGKQLNMPVFSLGDQVSPVEIAQKAIEKAKEEHYDYVLIDTAGRLHIDENLMEELKQIQSLTKPEEIFLVVDAMTGQDAVNVAQSFDEQLGITGVILTKLDGDTRGGAALSIRSVTGKPIKFAGMGEKMDALEPFHPERMASRILGMGDVLTLIEKAQASVDEEKAKQLEQKIRTMSFTLDDFLDQLGQVRSMGPLDELLKMIPGMNRIKGLNNIQIDEKQISHVEAIIRSMTKEEKEHPEIINSSRRKRIAKGSGTTIQEVNRLLKQFEEMKKMMKQMTSMQKGKKKGFKFPFM; the protein is encoded by the coding sequence TTGGCTTTTGAAGGATTGGCCGAGCGTTTGCAAAACACCATTCAAAAAATCCGCGGCAAAGGAAAAGTATCCGAAGCGGATGTGAAAGAGATGATGAGAGAAGTTCGTTTAGCGCTTTTGGAAGCAGACGTCAACTTTAAAGTTGTAAAGGACTTTGTAAAAAAAGTGAGCGAACGCGCCGTTGGCCAAGAAGTGATGAAGAGTCTGACTCCCGGCCAACAAGTCATCAAAGTCGTTAAGGAAGAATTGACCGAGCTGATGGGCGGTGAACAGAGCCAAATTGCCGTTGCGAAGCGCCCTCCGACTGTTGTGATGATGGTCGGTCTCCAAGGAGCGGGGAAAACGACGACAACAGGCAAGCTGGCTAACCTTTTGAGGAAAAAATACAACCGCAAGCCGTTGCTGGTCGCTGCGGATATTTACCGTCCTGCTGCCATCAAGCAGTTGGAAACTCTCGGCAAACAGCTGAATATGCCTGTCTTTTCTCTCGGCGATCAAGTCAGCCCGGTGGAAATTGCCCAAAAGGCGATTGAAAAAGCAAAAGAAGAGCATTATGACTATGTTTTAATTGATACCGCCGGTCGGCTCCATATTGATGAAAATTTGATGGAAGAATTAAAACAAATCCAGTCTTTGACCAAGCCTGAGGAAATTTTTCTTGTCGTTGATGCGATGACAGGGCAGGATGCTGTCAATGTCGCTCAAAGCTTTGATGAGCAGCTTGGCATCACCGGCGTCATCTTAACCAAGCTGGACGGGGATACACGCGGAGGGGCAGCCTTATCGATTCGTTCGGTAACCGGCAAGCCCATCAAATTTGCCGGAATGGGCGAGAAAATGGATGCTCTTGAACCTTTCCATCCGGAACGAATGGCATCGCGCATTCTCGGAATGGGAGATGTGCTGACATTAATTGAAAAAGCGCAGGCTTCCGTTGACGAAGAGAAAGCAAAACAGCTTGAACAAAAAATCCGAACGATGTCATTTACACTCGATGATTTTCTTGACCAATTGGGCCAAGTCCGCTCGATGGGTCCACTCGATGAATTATTAAAAATGATCCCCGGAATGAACAGGATCAAAGGGCTGAACAACATTCAAATTGATGAAAAGCAAATCAGCCATGTGGAAGCGATTATTCGCTCAATGACAAAAGAAGAGAAAGAGCATCCGGAAATTATCAACTCCAGTCGAAGAAAACGTATCGCAAAAGGAAGCGGTACAACCATTCAAGAAGTCAATCGGCTGTTGAAACAATTTGAAGAAATGAAAAAAATGATGAAACAAATGACCAGCATGCAAAAAGGAAAGAAAAAGGGCTTCAAATTCCCTTTTATGTAA
- the rpsP gene encoding 30S ribosomal protein S16 has product MAVKIRLKRMGAKKAPFYRIVVADSRFPRDGRSIETIGTYNPLTQPAQVEINEELALKWLQNGAKPSDTVRNLFSQKGIMEKFHNAKYGK; this is encoded by the coding sequence ATGGCAGTAAAAATTCGTTTAAAACGTATGGGGGCAAAAAAAGCTCCGTTCTATCGTATTGTAGTGGCAGATTCTCGTTTTCCTCGCGATGGCCGTTCTATTGAAACCATCGGAACATACAATCCGTTGACTCAACCGGCTCAAGTCGAAATTAACGAAGAATTGGCGCTTAAATGGTTGCAAAACGGTGCAAAACCGTCTGACACAGTTCGCAACCTTTTCTCTCAAAAAGGAATTATGGAAAAATTCCACAACGCTAAATACGGCAAATAA
- a CDS encoding YlqD family protein: protein MEIIQKVVVKQVLTEKSKELLIQKYSEKIEQLEKECAQLQFEQKKVEKEKKFSLAQVRAYFGKEIDKRREKIKQYEFQLQQLDLLPLGSEIKEQELETIVTVEIGDRWDEVAKGKTIVVKDGIIIDIREG from the coding sequence ATGGAAATTATCCAAAAAGTGGTCGTTAAGCAAGTATTAACGGAAAAAAGCAAAGAGTTGCTAATCCAAAAATACTCGGAAAAAATCGAGCAGCTGGAAAAGGAATGTGCTCAGCTTCAATTTGAGCAAAAAAAGGTAGAAAAAGAAAAAAAATTCTCCCTTGCGCAAGTTCGTGCCTACTTCGGAAAGGAAATCGACAAACGAAGAGAAAAAATCAAGCAATATGAATTTCAACTTCAACAATTGGATTTATTGCCGCTTGGAAGCGAAATAAAAGAGCAGGAATTGGAGACGATTGTAACAGTGGAAATTGGAGACCGTTGGGATGAAGTGGCAAAAGGGAAAACGATTGTCGTGAAAGACGGAATAATTATTGACATTCGTGAGGGGTGA
- the rimM gene encoding ribosome maturation factor RimM (Essential for efficient processing of 16S rRNA) has product MEKWFNIGKIVNTHGIKGEVRVLSRTDFPEKRYKKGNTLYLFLPGQTEGIPLVVNSHRTHKSFDLLSFEGYESINDVEKFKGAMLKIPESQQHELEEGEYYFHQIIGCQVKTEDGDPVGIVTEILTPGANDVWVVKDSNGKEYYIPYIEDIVKKVDIDEKIIIIHPMEGLLS; this is encoded by the coding sequence ATGGAGAAATGGTTCAATATCGGTAAAATCGTGAATACACACGGAATCAAGGGAGAAGTGCGGGTGCTCTCCCGTACCGACTTCCCGGAAAAACGCTATAAAAAAGGCAATACTCTCTATTTATTCCTCCCCGGACAAACGGAAGGAATTCCGCTCGTGGTGAATAGTCATAGGACTCATAAGTCATTCGATCTTCTTTCATTTGAAGGTTATGAAAGCATCAACGATGTGGAAAAGTTTAAAGGTGCGATGTTAAAGATTCCTGAAAGCCAGCAACACGAATTGGAGGAAGGGGAATATTACTTTCATCAAATCATTGGCTGTCAAGTAAAGACGGAAGATGGCGACCCGGTGGGAATCGTAACGGAAATTCTTACACCGGGAGCCAATGATGTCTGGGTGGTAAAAGACTCCAATGGAAAAGAATATTATATTCCGTATATTGAGGACATCGTGAAGAAGGTAGATATTGACGAAAAAATCATTATAATCCATCCAATGGAAGGACTGCTGTCATGA
- the trmD gene encoding tRNA (guanosine(37)-N1)-methyltransferase TrmD, protein MKIDILTLFPEMFDGVLSSSILKKAAEKQIVTYHVVNFREFSNDKHQSVDDYPYGGGAGMVLKPQPIFDAVAHLKQKSENTQPRVILMCPQGERYTQKKAEELAEEDHLILICGHYEGYDERIRTIVTDEISIGDFVLTGGEIGALAVVDSVVRLLPGVLGNENSPIMDSFSSGLLEHPHYTRPADFRGLKVPDVLLSGNHRLIEQWRMKESLRRTWERRPDLLENYPLTPEQKEWLQEWEKGNYSSNDS, encoded by the coding sequence ATGAAGATTGATATTTTAACATTGTTTCCGGAAATGTTTGACGGTGTCTTGTCATCTTCCATTCTAAAAAAAGCGGCAGAAAAGCAAATTGTCACTTATCATGTAGTCAATTTCAGAGAATTTTCTAATGACAAGCATCAATCAGTAGATGATTATCCATACGGGGGCGGCGCCGGGATGGTATTAAAACCACAGCCCATTTTCGACGCCGTCGCCCATTTGAAACAAAAAAGCGAAAACACTCAGCCAAGAGTGATCCTTATGTGCCCCCAAGGCGAGAGATATACGCAGAAAAAAGCGGAAGAGCTGGCCGAAGAAGACCATTTGATTTTAATTTGCGGACATTATGAAGGCTATGATGAACGTATTCGGACGATCGTTACCGATGAAATTTCCATTGGCGATTTTGTGTTGACTGGAGGCGAAATCGGTGCGTTGGCAGTTGTCGACAGCGTTGTAAGACTGCTTCCCGGAGTTTTAGGCAATGAGAATTCACCGATTATGGACTCTTTTTCCTCTGGATTGCTGGAACATCCTCATTATACACGCCCCGCCGACTTTCGTGGGTTGAAAGTTCCAGACGTACTGTTGTCCGGAAATCACCGATTGATTGAGCAATGGCGGATGAAGGAGTCGCTGCGAAGAACTTGGGAAAGAAGGCCTGACTTGTTAGAAAATTATCCATTAACTCCAGAGCAAAAAGAATGGCTGCAAGAATGGGAAAAGGGGAATTACTCGTCCAACGACTCTTAA
- the rplS gene encoding 50S ribosomal protein L19 — MHHLIDEITKEQLRNDIPDFRPGDTVRVHVKVVEGNRERIQIFEGVVIKRRGGGISETFTVRKVSYGVGVERTFPLHTPKIAKIEVVRRGKVRRAKLYYLRNLRGKAARIKEIR, encoded by the coding sequence ATGCACCATTTAATTGATGAAATTACAAAAGAACAACTTCGCAATGATATTCCGGATTTCCGTCCAGGGGATACTGTACGCGTACACGTGAAGGTTGTAGAAGGAAATCGCGAACGTATCCAAATTTTTGAAGGTGTTGTAATCAAACGCCGCGGCGGCGGAATCAGCGAAACTTTTACTGTACGTAAAGTTTCTTACGGTGTAGGGGTTGAACGTACATTCCCTCTTCACACACCAAAAATTGCGAAGATTGAAGTTGTGCGTCGCGGTAAAGTTCGTCGTGCGAAACTTTACTATTTGCGTAACTTGCGAGGAAAAGCTGCTCGTATTAAAGAAATTCGATAA
- the lepB gene encoding signal peptidase I encodes MAKQKNELWEWTKALLIAVALAAIIRYFVFAPIVVDGLSMMPTLHNGDRMIVNKLAKPKRFDIVVFHAPEGKDYIKRVIGLPGDRIEYKNDKLYINGKYYKEPYLDKYKKEVTDGPLTQDFTLKEIIGRDTVPKGEIFVLGDNRRFSKDSRHIGTIKMDKIVGETKFIYWPIKDFGIAK; translated from the coding sequence TTGGCAAAACAGAAAAATGAATTATGGGAATGGACAAAAGCTCTTTTAATCGCGGTGGCTCTCGCGGCGATTATTCGTTACTTCGTTTTTGCTCCTATTGTGGTTGACGGACTTTCGATGATGCCGACACTACATAACGGAGACCGTATGATTGTCAATAAACTTGCGAAACCCAAACGATTCGATATTGTCGTATTTCACGCACCGGAAGGAAAAGATTATATTAAACGAGTGATCGGGCTTCCGGGAGATAGAATCGAATATAAGAATGACAAATTGTATATTAATGGAAAATACTATAAAGAACCCTATTTAGACAAATACAAAAAAGAAGTGACGGACGGCCCTTTAACACAAGATTTTACTTTGAAAGAAATTATTGGCCGCGATACAGTACCAAAAGGAGAGATTTTTGTCTTAGGGGACAATCGCCGATTCAGCAAAGACAGCCGCCATATCGGGACGATCAAAATGGATAAAATAGTAGGAGAGACAAAGTTTATTTATTGGCCGATTAAAGATTTCGGAATAGCCAAATAG
- the ylqF gene encoding ribosome biogenesis GTPase YlqF: protein MTIQWFPGHMAKARREVTEKLKLIDIVFELVDARLPLSSRNPMIDEIIQQKPRIILLNKADLADSEWTKEWIAYFKSRQLPAIAINSQEGQGLSQIMNKTKDLLKEKFERMRARGIKPRAVRAMIVGIPNVGKSTLINRLAKRNIAKTGNTPGVTKAQQWIKVGKELELLDTPGILWPKFEDEEVGYKLALTGAIKDSIINLQDVAAYGLRFLKEHYPERLTERYQIDPHLEIIEMFDAIGKLRGCLLKGGEIDYDKTTDIIIRDIRSEKLGKLTFDFPENHLS from the coding sequence ATGACGATACAATGGTTTCCTGGCCATATGGCAAAGGCGAGGAGAGAAGTGACCGAGAAACTTAAACTTATTGATATCGTTTTTGAGCTGGTAGATGCTCGTTTGCCTCTGTCTTCACGAAATCCGATGATCGATGAAATCATCCAGCAAAAACCTAGAATCATTTTATTGAACAAAGCGGATTTGGCTGATTCGGAATGGACGAAAGAATGGATCGCTTACTTCAAGAGTCGCCAATTGCCCGCCATTGCAATAAACTCTCAAGAGGGTCAGGGACTTTCCCAAATAATGAATAAGACAAAAGACCTGTTGAAAGAAAAATTTGAGCGAATGAGAGCAAGGGGGATCAAGCCCCGTGCTGTTCGTGCGATGATTGTCGGTATTCCAAATGTGGGGAAATCCACTCTGATTAATCGGCTGGCTAAACGAAACATTGCCAAGACAGGCAATACACCAGGGGTGACGAAAGCTCAACAATGGATAAAAGTGGGGAAGGAACTGGAACTTTTAGATACCCCAGGTATTTTATGGCCTAAATTTGAAGATGAGGAAGTAGGATATAAATTGGCGCTAACGGGGGCCATAAAAGATTCGATCATTAATTTGCAAGATGTTGCAGCTTATGGACTGCGATTTTTAAAGGAGCATTATCCCGAGCGTCTGACAGAGCGATACCAGATTGACCCTCATTTGGAAATCATCGAAATGTTTGATGCCATTGGAAAACTGAGAGGCTGCCTGCTAAAAGGCGGAGAAATTGATTACGATAAAACTACTGATATTATCATCCGCGATATCCGTTCTGAAAAGTTAGGGAAATTGACATTTGATTTTCCGGAAAATCACCTTTCTTAA
- a CDS encoding ribonuclease HII, with translation MSLTIGEIKEKIKEIESEDDPLFREWLRDERKGVQKLIQAWYKEQEKKQREKEQFRSLFTYENKAKKKGYSIIAGIDEVGRGPLAGPVVAAAVILSEDFYLPGLNDSKKLSKAKRESYYTYIKQHADIGIGIVDHKEIDQLNIYQATKKAMQMAVQSLTRTPDYLLIDAMTLPLSVPQESIIKGDTKSASIAAASIVAKVVRDRMMEQFAKKYPYYGFDQNMGYGTKEHLDGLKIYGPSDIHRLSFSPVKEIVESLKGEKIH, from the coding sequence ATGAGCCTGACAATTGGGGAAATCAAAGAAAAAATCAAAGAGATCGAGTCTGAGGATGACCCGTTATTTCGGGAATGGCTGCGTGATGAGCGAAAAGGAGTGCAAAAACTGATTCAGGCTTGGTATAAAGAACAAGAAAAGAAACAGAGAGAAAAAGAACAATTTCGATCACTATTTACTTATGAAAATAAAGCCAAAAAAAAAGGTTATTCGATTATTGCCGGGATCGATGAAGTTGGCAGAGGGCCGCTTGCCGGACCCGTTGTAGCGGCGGCGGTCATTTTGTCGGAAGATTTTTATTTGCCGGGTCTCAATGATTCTAAAAAACTGAGTAAAGCAAAACGAGAATCCTATTATACATATATTAAACAACATGCAGACATAGGAATCGGGATTGTGGACCATAAGGAAATTGACCAATTGAACATCTATCAAGCGACAAAAAAAGCAATGCAGATGGCTGTACAATCGCTCACTCGAACTCCGGATTATTTGCTGATCGATGCCATGACTCTCCCGCTTTCTGTTCCTCAAGAATCTATTATAAAAGGAGACACTAAAAGTGCTTCGATTGCCGCCGCATCGATTGTTGCGAAAGTGGTAAGAGACAGGATGATGGAACAGTTCGCAAAGAAGTACCCCTATTACGGATTTGATCAAAACATGGGCTACGGAACGAAGGAGCATCTCGATGGTTTGAAAATATACGGCCCTTCAGACATCCATCGCCTATCCTTTTCTCCGGTGAAAGAAATCGTGGAGAGCCTAAAAGGGGAGAAGATTCATTGA
- a CDS encoding EscU/YscU/HrcU family type III secretion system export apparatus switch protein, translated as MKKENGIKRKQAAALSYDPHKHQAPILIAKGSGKTAEAIIEKAKENHIPIQEDRNLVELLCKLELSTAIPEELYQAVAEVFAFIYRLDKAEKEGHNE; from the coding sequence ATGAAAAAAGAAAACGGAATAAAACGAAAACAAGCAGCTGCTCTTTCTTATGATCCTCATAAGCATCAAGCTCCAATTCTTATCGCTAAAGGGTCGGGCAAAACGGCTGAGGCGATTATTGAAAAAGCTAAAGAAAACCATATTCCCATTCAAGAAGACCGTAATTTAGTGGAATTGCTTTGCAAACTGGAATTGTCTACAGCGATACCGGAAGAACTGTATCAAGCAGTTGCAGAAGTTTTTGCCTTTATTTATCGGTTGGATAAAGCAGAGAAAGAAGGGCATAATGAGTGA